A genomic region of Manihot esculenta cultivar AM560-2 chromosome 15, M.esculenta_v8, whole genome shotgun sequence contains the following coding sequences:
- the LOC110600969 gene encoding probable UDP-3-O-acyl-N-acetylglucosamine deacetylase 1, mitochondrial isoform X3 gives MTLSGALKSSSIISWKSSGRLQQTIRRCVEVSGKGLHSGKESTVKLWPEMAQQGRYFDFHSKCSIPASIDFAQQNSPLCTTLSADRFKVRTVEHLLSALEATRIDNCKIQVFNNDIDSKEDYCDFEVPILDGSAQQWVEAIEKAGLVVAVDESGNSCETMAPYLNEPVYVCKNDSFVAAIPSPNVRLTYGIDFSKACAIGCQWFSLAPLDDSSYAKQIASSRTFCIYEEVEQMHSMGLIKGGTLENAIVCSASKGWLNPPLRFPDEPCRHKILDLIGDLSLFARLGNQGLPVAHVIAYKFEVPLPGEGVSFSI, from the exons ATGACTCTTTCCGGTGCTCTCAAGTCATCTTCAATCATCTCCTGGAAATCc AGCGGGAGGCTTCAACAAACCATACGGAGATGCGTGGAGGTGAGCGGGAAGGGTCTCCACTCAGGCAAGGAATCAACCGTGAAGTTATGGCCGGAGATGGCTCAGCAAGGGAGGTACTTTGATTTCCACTCTAAGTGTTCGATTCCTGCATCCATTGATTTCGCCCAGCAAAATTCGCCTCTTTGTACTACACTGTCTGCTGATCGATTCAAAGTTCGAACCGTTGAGCACTTGCTATCTGCTCTCGAGGCTACTCGCATTGATAATTGCAAGATTCAGGTCTTCAACAACGATATCGACTCCAAAGAAGATTATTGCGATTTTGAG GTTCCTATATTGGATGGGTCAGCCCAACAATGGGTGGAAGCTATAGAAAAGGCTGGTTTGGTTGTGGCGGTAGATGAGAGCGGCAATAGCTGTGAAACAATGGCGCCTTATTTGAATGAACCTGTATATGTGTGTAAGAATGATTCTTTTGTGGCTGCCATCCCTTCGCCTAATGTTCGCCTGACTTATGGCATTGATTTTTCTAAG GCTTGTGCCATTGGCTGCCAGTGGTTTTCTTTAGCTCCTTTGGATGATTCCTCCTATGCCAAACAAATAGCTTCATCAAGAACCTTTTGCATATATGAGGAG GTGGAGCAAATGCACAGTATGGGACTCATTAAAGGGGGGACACTGGAGAATGCTATTGTTTGCAG TGCCAGCAAAGGCTGGTTGAATCCACCACTTCGTTTCCCTGATGAACCTTGTCGCCATAAGATCTTGGATCTCATTGGTGACCTTTCCCTGTTTGCACGGCTGGGTAATCAAGGGCTTCCAGTGGCACATGTAATTGCTTACAAG TTTGAAGTTCCCTTACCTGGTGAAGGAGTGTCATTTTCTATCTGA
- the LOC110600969 gene encoding probable UDP-3-O-acyl-N-acetylglucosamine deacetylase 1, mitochondrial isoform X2, with protein MTLSGALKSSSIISWKSSGRLQQTIRRCVEVSGKGLHSGKESTVKLWPEMAQQGRYFDFHSKCSIPASIDFAQQNSPLCTTLSADRFKVRTVEHLLSALEATRIDNCKIQVFNNDIDSKEDYCDFEVPILDGSAQQWVEAIEKAGLVVAVDESGNSCETMAPYLNEPVYVCKNDSFVAAIPSPNVRLTYGIDFSKACAIGCQWFSLAPLDDSSYAKQIASSRTFCIYEEVEQMHSMGLIKGGTLENAIVCSASKGWLNPPLRFPDEPCRHKILDLIGDLSLFARLGNQGLPVAHVIAYKGGHALHADFVRRLNDSLKN; from the exons ATGACTCTTTCCGGTGCTCTCAAGTCATCTTCAATCATCTCCTGGAAATCc AGCGGGAGGCTTCAACAAACCATACGGAGATGCGTGGAGGTGAGCGGGAAGGGTCTCCACTCAGGCAAGGAATCAACCGTGAAGTTATGGCCGGAGATGGCTCAGCAAGGGAGGTACTTTGATTTCCACTCTAAGTGTTCGATTCCTGCATCCATTGATTTCGCCCAGCAAAATTCGCCTCTTTGTACTACACTGTCTGCTGATCGATTCAAAGTTCGAACCGTTGAGCACTTGCTATCTGCTCTCGAGGCTACTCGCATTGATAATTGCAAGATTCAGGTCTTCAACAACGATATCGACTCCAAAGAAGATTATTGCGATTTTGAG GTTCCTATATTGGATGGGTCAGCCCAACAATGGGTGGAAGCTATAGAAAAGGCTGGTTTGGTTGTGGCGGTAGATGAGAGCGGCAATAGCTGTGAAACAATGGCGCCTTATTTGAATGAACCTGTATATGTGTGTAAGAATGATTCTTTTGTGGCTGCCATCCCTTCGCCTAATGTTCGCCTGACTTATGGCATTGATTTTTCTAAG GCTTGTGCCATTGGCTGCCAGTGGTTTTCTTTAGCTCCTTTGGATGATTCCTCCTATGCCAAACAAATAGCTTCATCAAGAACCTTTTGCATATATGAGGAG GTGGAGCAAATGCACAGTATGGGACTCATTAAAGGGGGGACACTGGAGAATGCTATTGTTTGCAG TGCCAGCAAAGGCTGGTTGAATCCACCACTTCGTTTCCCTGATGAACCTTGTCGCCATAAGATCTTGGATCTCATTGGTGACCTTTCCCTGTTTGCACGGCTGGGTAATCAAGGGCTTCCAGTGGCACATGTAATTGCTTACAAG GGTGGTCATGCACTGCATGCTGATTTTGTGCGTCGCCTTAATGACTCATTGAAGAATTAA
- the LOC110600969 gene encoding probable UDP-3-O-acyl-N-acetylglucosamine deacetylase 1, mitochondrial isoform X1 — protein MTLSGALKSSSIISWKSSGRLQQTIRRCVEVSGKGLHSGKESTVKLWPEMAQQGRYFDFHSKCSIPASIDFAQQNSPLCTTLSADRFKVRTVEHLLSALEATRIDNCKIQVFNNDIDSKEDYCDFEVPILDGSAQQWVEAIEKAGLVVAVDESGNSCETMAPYLNEPVYVCKNDSFVAAIPSPNVRLTYGIDFSKACAIGCQWFSLAPLDDSSYAKQIASSRTFCIYEEVEQMHSMGLIKGGTLENAIVCSASKGWLNPPLRFPDEPCRHKILDLIGDLSLFARLGNQGLPVAHVIAYKVFSIPFYFSSLSCSDSQVFMDIAVMNCYPLIHLLC, from the exons ATGACTCTTTCCGGTGCTCTCAAGTCATCTTCAATCATCTCCTGGAAATCc AGCGGGAGGCTTCAACAAACCATACGGAGATGCGTGGAGGTGAGCGGGAAGGGTCTCCACTCAGGCAAGGAATCAACCGTGAAGTTATGGCCGGAGATGGCTCAGCAAGGGAGGTACTTTGATTTCCACTCTAAGTGTTCGATTCCTGCATCCATTGATTTCGCCCAGCAAAATTCGCCTCTTTGTACTACACTGTCTGCTGATCGATTCAAAGTTCGAACCGTTGAGCACTTGCTATCTGCTCTCGAGGCTACTCGCATTGATAATTGCAAGATTCAGGTCTTCAACAACGATATCGACTCCAAAGAAGATTATTGCGATTTTGAG GTTCCTATATTGGATGGGTCAGCCCAACAATGGGTGGAAGCTATAGAAAAGGCTGGTTTGGTTGTGGCGGTAGATGAGAGCGGCAATAGCTGTGAAACAATGGCGCCTTATTTGAATGAACCTGTATATGTGTGTAAGAATGATTCTTTTGTGGCTGCCATCCCTTCGCCTAATGTTCGCCTGACTTATGGCATTGATTTTTCTAAG GCTTGTGCCATTGGCTGCCAGTGGTTTTCTTTAGCTCCTTTGGATGATTCCTCCTATGCCAAACAAATAGCTTCATCAAGAACCTTTTGCATATATGAGGAG GTGGAGCAAATGCACAGTATGGGACTCATTAAAGGGGGGACACTGGAGAATGCTATTGTTTGCAG TGCCAGCAAAGGCTGGTTGAATCCACCACTTCGTTTCCCTGATGAACCTTGTCGCCATAAGATCTTGGATCTCATTGGTGACCTTTCCCTGTTTGCACGGCTGGGTAATCAAGGGCTTCCAGTGGCACATGTAATTGCTTACAAGGTTTTCTCTAtccctttttacttttcttctctttcttgttCTGACAGCCAAGTGTTTATGGATATTGCAGTGATGAATTGTTATCCTTTGATACATTTGTTATGTTAA
- the LOC110600969 gene encoding probable UDP-3-O-acyl-N-acetylglucosamine deacetylase 1, mitochondrial isoform X4, whose protein sequence is MTLSGALKSSSIISWKSSGRLQQTIRRCVEVSGKGLHSGKESTVKLWPEMAQQGRYFDFHSKCSIPASIDFAQQNSPLCTTLSADRFKVRTVEHLLSALEATRIDNCKIQVFNNDIDSKEDYCDFEVPILDGSAQQWVEAIEKAGLVVAVDESGNSCETMAPYLNEPVYVCKNDSFVAAIPSPNVRLTYGIDFSKACAIGCQWFSLAPLDDSSYAKQIASSRTFCIYEEVEQMHSMGLIKGGTLENAIVCSASKGWLNPPLRFPDEPCRHKILDLIGDLSLFARLGNQGLPVAHVIAYKHITCLVILTLSP, encoded by the exons ATGACTCTTTCCGGTGCTCTCAAGTCATCTTCAATCATCTCCTGGAAATCc AGCGGGAGGCTTCAACAAACCATACGGAGATGCGTGGAGGTGAGCGGGAAGGGTCTCCACTCAGGCAAGGAATCAACCGTGAAGTTATGGCCGGAGATGGCTCAGCAAGGGAGGTACTTTGATTTCCACTCTAAGTGTTCGATTCCTGCATCCATTGATTTCGCCCAGCAAAATTCGCCTCTTTGTACTACACTGTCTGCTGATCGATTCAAAGTTCGAACCGTTGAGCACTTGCTATCTGCTCTCGAGGCTACTCGCATTGATAATTGCAAGATTCAGGTCTTCAACAACGATATCGACTCCAAAGAAGATTATTGCGATTTTGAG GTTCCTATATTGGATGGGTCAGCCCAACAATGGGTGGAAGCTATAGAAAAGGCTGGTTTGGTTGTGGCGGTAGATGAGAGCGGCAATAGCTGTGAAACAATGGCGCCTTATTTGAATGAACCTGTATATGTGTGTAAGAATGATTCTTTTGTGGCTGCCATCCCTTCGCCTAATGTTCGCCTGACTTATGGCATTGATTTTTCTAAG GCTTGTGCCATTGGCTGCCAGTGGTTTTCTTTAGCTCCTTTGGATGATTCCTCCTATGCCAAACAAATAGCTTCATCAAGAACCTTTTGCATATATGAGGAG GTGGAGCAAATGCACAGTATGGGACTCATTAAAGGGGGGACACTGGAGAATGCTATTGTTTGCAG TGCCAGCAAAGGCTGGTTGAATCCACCACTTCGTTTCCCTGATGAACCTTGTCGCCATAAGATCTTGGATCTCATTGGTGACCTTTCCCTGTTTGCACGGCTGGGTAATCAAGGGCTTCCAGTGGCACATGTAATTGCTTACAAG CACATCACTTGTTTAGTGATTCTAACTCTCAGTCCTTAA
- the LOC110600969 gene encoding probable UDP-3-O-acyl-N-acetylglucosamine deacetylase 1, mitochondrial isoform X5, producing MTLSGALKSSSIISWKSSGRLQQTIRRCVEVSGKGLHSGKESTVKLWPEMAQQGRYFDFHSKCSIPASIDFAQQNSPLCTTLSADRFKVRTVEHLLSALEATRIDNCKIQVFNNDIDSKEDYCDFEVPILDGSAQQWVEAIEKAGLVVAVDESGNSCETMAPYLNEPVYVCKNDSFVAAIPSPNVRLTYGIDFSKACAIGCQWFSLAPLDDSSYAKQIASSRTFCIYEEVEQMHSMGLIKGGTLENAIVCSASKGWLNPPLRFPDEPCRHKILDLIGDLSLFARLGNQGLPVAHVIAYK from the exons ATGACTCTTTCCGGTGCTCTCAAGTCATCTTCAATCATCTCCTGGAAATCc AGCGGGAGGCTTCAACAAACCATACGGAGATGCGTGGAGGTGAGCGGGAAGGGTCTCCACTCAGGCAAGGAATCAACCGTGAAGTTATGGCCGGAGATGGCTCAGCAAGGGAGGTACTTTGATTTCCACTCTAAGTGTTCGATTCCTGCATCCATTGATTTCGCCCAGCAAAATTCGCCTCTTTGTACTACACTGTCTGCTGATCGATTCAAAGTTCGAACCGTTGAGCACTTGCTATCTGCTCTCGAGGCTACTCGCATTGATAATTGCAAGATTCAGGTCTTCAACAACGATATCGACTCCAAAGAAGATTATTGCGATTTTGAG GTTCCTATATTGGATGGGTCAGCCCAACAATGGGTGGAAGCTATAGAAAAGGCTGGTTTGGTTGTGGCGGTAGATGAGAGCGGCAATAGCTGTGAAACAATGGCGCCTTATTTGAATGAACCTGTATATGTGTGTAAGAATGATTCTTTTGTGGCTGCCATCCCTTCGCCTAATGTTCGCCTGACTTATGGCATTGATTTTTCTAAG GCTTGTGCCATTGGCTGCCAGTGGTTTTCTTTAGCTCCTTTGGATGATTCCTCCTATGCCAAACAAATAGCTTCATCAAGAACCTTTTGCATATATGAGGAG GTGGAGCAAATGCACAGTATGGGACTCATTAAAGGGGGGACACTGGAGAATGCTATTGTTTGCAG TGCCAGCAAAGGCTGGTTGAATCCACCACTTCGTTTCCCTGATGAACCTTGTCGCCATAAGATCTTGGATCTCATTGGTGACCTTTCCCTGTTTGCACGGCTGGGTAATCAAGGGCTTCCAGTGGCACATGTAATTGCTTACAAG TAA